In Fimbriiglobus ruber, a genomic segment contains:
- the rplF gene encoding 50S ribosomal protein L6 — protein MSRIGKQPVVLPAAVKVSIKDRLVKVEGPKGKLEVVYHPNMIVKADAKQITVERPNDDRQNRALHGLTRALINNMVVGVTTGYEKRLKIEGVGYQAAMKGKAVELTVGFANRILHTPPEGVTVAVPDPTTIVVTGSDKQKVGQFAAEIRASKKPEPYKGKGIRYEKETVRRKEGKSFAASK, from the coding sequence ATGTCGCGGATCGGAAAACAGCCGGTCGTTCTGCCGGCCGCCGTCAAGGTGTCGATCAAAGACCGCCTGGTAAAGGTCGAGGGGCCGAAAGGCAAACTCGAAGTCGTTTACCACCCGAACATGATCGTGAAGGCGGACGCCAAGCAGATCACGGTCGAGCGGCCGAACGACGACCGGCAAAACCGTGCCCTGCACGGGCTGACGCGGGCCCTGATTAACAACATGGTCGTCGGCGTCACCACCGGGTACGAGAAGCGGCTCAAGATCGAAGGGGTCGGCTACCAGGCGGCGATGAAGGGGAAGGCGGTCGAACTGACCGTCGGCTTCGCCAACCGCATCCTGCACACCCCGCCGGAAGGCGTGACGGTGGCCGTGCCCGACCCGACGACGATCGTCGTGACCGGCTCGGACAAGCAGAAGGTCGGCCAGTTCGCCGCCGAGATCCGGGCCAGCAAGAAGCCCGAGCCGTATAAGGGCAAGGGCATCCGGTACGAGAAGGAAACCGTCCGGCGCAAGGAAGGGAAGTCCTTCGCGGCGAGCAAGTAA
- the rpsH gene encoding 30S ribosomal protein S8 has protein sequence MMTDPIADMLTRIRNASNVERPHVEMPATKVKVAIAKVLVEEGFVLGYQTGKYVTNDEGVKSFEEATDLGLPHILLIVHLKYGPDGEKVIRNITRYSKPGRRVYQGYKEVRRVLDGLGIAILSTSRGVLSDRQAKKAKVGGEILATVW, from the coding sequence ATGATGACCGACCCGATTGCCGACATGCTGACCCGCATCCGGAACGCCAGCAACGTCGAGCGCCCGCACGTAGAAATGCCCGCCACCAAGGTGAAGGTGGCCATCGCCAAAGTTCTGGTCGAGGAAGGATTCGTCCTCGGCTACCAGACCGGCAAGTACGTCACGAACGACGAAGGTGTCAAGAGCTTTGAAGAAGCCACCGACCTCGGGCTGCCGCACATTCTCCTCATCGTTCACCTGAAATACGGGCCGGACGGCGAGAAGGTGATCCGGAACATCACGCGGTACTCGAAGCCGGGCCGCCGCGTGTACCAAGGCTACAAAGAAGTCCGCCGCGTGCTAGACGGGTTGGGGATCGCGATCCTCAGCACCAGCCGTGGTGTACTCAGCGACCGCCAGGCGAAGAAAGCCAAGGTCGGCGGGGAAATCCTCGCGACCGTGTGGTGA
- a CDS encoding uS14 family ribosomal protein, with amino-acid sequence MSTDAKAAQFRVQMAALDAHRAEMAKPEAQRNPAKVMEPRDRIKIRLRCKICGRSRAVYRKFGVCRIHFRSMASDGLIPGVRKASW; translated from the coding sequence ATGTCGACCGACGCGAAAGCGGCGCAGTTCCGCGTACAGATGGCCGCGCTCGACGCGCACCGGGCCGAAATGGCCAAGCCGGAAGCCCAGCGGAACCCCGCCAAGGTGATGGAACCGCGGGACCGCATCAAGATACGCCTCCGCTGCAAGATCTGCGGGCGGTCGCGGGCCGTGTACCGGAAGTTCGGCGTCTGCCGCATCCACTTCCGCTCGATGGCCAGCGACGGGTTGATCCCGGGCGTCCGTAAAGCCTCCTGGTAA
- the rplE gene encoding 50S ribosomal protein L5 produces the protein MARLLDRYNSEIVTALGEKFGRKNRLSLPKVQKVVINMGVGKALQDKNRLGEAVEHLGQIAGQRPQITRAKTSVSSFRLREGQEIGCRVTLRGKRMYEFLDRLINLALPRIRDFRGVNPKSFDGNGNYNMGLSEQMVFAEIDPDKVNFTQGMDITICTSTRNDDEARELLKQFGMPFRE, from the coding sequence ATGGCCCGGTTGTTGGATCGATACAACAGTGAGATCGTGACCGCCCTCGGTGAGAAGTTCGGCCGCAAGAACCGGCTGAGCCTCCCGAAGGTGCAAAAGGTCGTCATCAACATGGGCGTCGGCAAGGCGCTCCAGGACAAGAACCGCCTCGGCGAGGCCGTCGAACACCTCGGGCAGATCGCCGGCCAGCGGCCGCAGATCACCCGGGCGAAGACGTCGGTGAGCAGCTTCCGCCTCCGCGAAGGACAGGAAATCGGTTGCCGCGTGACGCTCCGCGGCAAGCGGATGTACGAATTCCTCGACCGGCTCATCAACCTGGCGTTGCCGCGGATTCGCGACTTCCGCGGGGTGAACCCGAAGAGCTTCGACGGCAACGGCAACTACAACATGGGTCTGTCGGAACAGATGGTGTTTGCGGAAATCGATCCCGACAAGGTGAACTTCACCCAAGGGATGGACATCACCATCTGTACCAGCACCCGGAACGACGACGAAGCCCGTGAACTACTCAAGCAGTTCGGCATGCCGTTCCGCGAATAG
- the rplX gene encoding 50S ribosomal protein L24: MNIRKDDIVIILAGDDKGKRGKVLRVVRSEGKIVVEGVNRVYKHLKPSRRNPQGGRLSKEMAIDASNAAMIDPSTNTPTRVGVRYLDDGSKELYAKKSGARIRVLSKPNPKYAKKS; encoded by the coding sequence ATGAACATTCGCAAAGACGACATCGTTATCATTCTCGCCGGCGACGACAAGGGCAAGCGCGGCAAGGTGCTGCGCGTCGTTCGCTCCGAGGGTAAGATCGTTGTCGAGGGCGTGAATCGGGTCTACAAGCACCTGAAGCCGTCCCGCCGGAACCCGCAGGGTGGCCGCCTCTCCAAGGAGATGGCGATCGACGCCTCGAACGCCGCGATGATCGACCCGTCCACCAACACCCCGACCCGCGTCGGCGTGCGTTACCTGGACGACGGCTCGAAAGAGTTGTACGCGAAAAAGAGCGGTGCCCGCATCCGCGTCCTCTCGAAGCCGAACCCGAAGTACGCCAAGAAGAGCTAA
- the rplN gene encoding 50S ribosomal protein L14 — translation MIQMYTYLDVADNTGAKEVMCIQVLGGSKRRVAYLGDVIRASVKKAISGGDVKAGDVVKGVVVRTRVATRREDGSYVRFDRNALVLLDNDNNPRGTRIFGAVPRELRAKFNKIISLAAEVV, via the coding sequence ATGATTCAGATGTACACGTACCTCGATGTGGCCGACAACACCGGGGCCAAAGAAGTGATGTGCATCCAGGTGCTCGGCGGGAGCAAGCGCCGGGTCGCGTACTTGGGCGACGTCATCCGCGCGAGCGTCAAGAAGGCCATCTCGGGCGGCGACGTGAAGGCCGGCGACGTGGTCAAAGGCGTCGTCGTCCGCACCCGGGTTGCCACCCGCCGCGAAGACGGCAGCTACGTCCGCTTCGACCGGAACGCCCTGGTCCTACTGGACAACGACAACAACCCGCGCGGGACGCGGATTTTCGGGGCCGTGCCCCGTGAACTGCGTGCCAAGTTCAATAAGATCATTAGTCTGGCCGCTGAGGTCGTCTGA
- the rpsQ gene encoding 30S ribosomal protein S17, translated as MADVKTTTAPEKGSEHGDGRVVTGIVTSDKSAKTRRVEIDRLVRHPMYGKFVKRRTVCYVHDEKNESHLGDTVEIIESRPLSRTKRWNLVKIVTKAPSRTLSNLEGAVAGSTAAAPAPASPPAAPTQPAAPAAGA; from the coding sequence ATGGCGGACGTAAAGACCACGACGGCCCCCGAAAAGGGCAGCGAACACGGTGACGGCCGCGTCGTGACCGGGATCGTGACCTCGGACAAGTCGGCCAAGACCCGCCGCGTCGAGATCGACCGGCTGGTCCGCCACCCGATGTACGGGAAGTTCGTCAAGCGGCGGACGGTCTGCTACGTCCACGACGAGAAGAACGAGTCGCACCTCGGTGATACCGTCGAGATCATCGAGTCCCGGCCGCTCTCCCGCACGAAGCGGTGGAACCTGGTCAAGATCGTGACCAAGGCCCCGAGCCGCACGCTGTCCAACCTCGAAGGTGCCGTGGCCGGCAGCACCGCGGCCGCCCCGGCCCCCGCGAGCCCGCCCGCCGCCCCGACTCAACCTGCGGCCCCGGCGGCCGGCGCGTAA